CGAGGTCGAGCACGGGACCCGTTGGTCGCCCACTCACGGATAAAGACGCGGGAGCACCTGGCCGACATGATGGAAAGTTACATTAACATCACGGTAAACAAATATAACATATGAACCGCAATATGTGGGTATCGATCGGTTTGTTCGCCGTCGGGATACTGGCGTTTGGGGCCGGGTACGCGCTGGTACTGGAATCGAGCCTCAGCTATCTGCCGGGAGTCGGCTTGACGCTCGTGGGTGGTGCTTTCATCGGCCTGGCGGGAGCGGCTGCCTTCCGCTTGCGGACGGGCACGGTCTCGCGACGACGGACGCTAGCGCTCGTGGCGACGTTTCTGGGCGTTGGCGTGGGATCAGTCGCGATCACGCCAGTTCTCGGCTCGGGCGACCTCGCTCGAAAAGCATTTCTGGTGTTTTTCATTCCAGCGGTCGTCTACTGGGTCCACAAGCGTGAGCGAGAGACGACTGTCACCCAGACCGACGAGCGGATACAACTACTCGCGTACAAGGCCGCGTTCTGGGTGCTGATGGGAGTCGTGTTGTTGGGCGGAGTGTTACTGTGGGCACGAGACGTCGGGCTGTACACGTTCTCGGGAGAGACGATACTGGCGGGGATCACCGGTATCGGTCTGTTCGGGTGGTACGGCGCGTTTCGCTACCTGCAGACACACAATTGACGGGTTGGACGCATGGATAACGACATCGAAGTTCGACGGGTCAAGCACGATCTGACCCAGGAGGACCTCGCCAAAGCCCTCGACGTGACACGCCAGACCATCGGTGCGATCGAACAGGGTCGCTACGACCCCCGTCTCGAACTGGCTTTCGACCTCGCAGACTTTTTCGACACGACGGTTGATGACCTGTTTTGGCGCGAAGACGCGCCCGAGACAGCGTGACTGCCGGCCGCGCGACGACTGGTCGGTGCCGGCCGAAAGCGACTCGTTAAGTGAATCCACGGTCAATTTGGCCACAATGACGGAAACCGATCTCGAAGACCTGCGTCGCGGCACCGATCTGGTCAAGCGTGGCTTCGCGAAGATGCAGAAAGGCGGCGTCATCATGGACGTCGTCAACCCCGAACAGGCCCGCATCGCCGAGGACGCGGGCGCGGTCGCCGTGATGGCCCTAGAAGCGGTCCCGGCGGACATCCGCAAGCGCGGGGGCGTCGCACGGATGGCAGACCCCGCAGACGTCGAGGAGATCATCGAGGAAGTCTCGATTCCGGTGATGGGAAAATCCCGTATCGGCCACACGAAAGAGGCCGAGATCCTCGAAGCGATCGGTGTCGACATGATCGACGAGAGCGAAGTCCTCACACCAGCCGACGACGCCTACCACATCGAAAAGCGGGAGTTTACCAGCCCGTTCGTCTGTGGCGCGCGCAACCTCGGCGAGGCTCTCCGGCGTATCGACGAGGGCGCGGCGATGATCCGGACGAAAGGTGAGGCCGGCACTGGCGACGTCAATCAGGCCGTCCACCACCAGCGGACGATCAAGGCTGCGATCCGGCAGTTGGACGGCATGAGCCACGAGGAACGCGAGGCCTGGGCGCGCGAACACGAAGCACCGGCCGAGCTGGTCCACGAAACGGCTGAGATGGGGCGGCTCCCAGTCGTGAACTTCGCCGCAGGGGGGATCGCCACGCCCGCCGACGCGGCACTGATGATGCACCACGAATGTGACGGTATCTTCGTTGGCTCGGGGATCTTCGGTGCCGAGGACCCACAGGCCATGGGCGAGGCGATCGTCGAGGCGGTCAACAACTGGGACGATCCCGAGACACTGGCCGATATCGCGTCGAACATCGGCTCGGGGATGAAAGGTGACGCCAACGCGGACCTGCCCGAAGAAGAGCAGTTGCAAGGTCGCGGCGTCTGAACGTCGATCGCCGTAATTTATTCGCTGATCGGTTTCGTCACAGTCACTTTTGACCAGTCAGCACTCGTTACTGAGGCGGGTTTCGTGGCGCTTGCTGGTTCGTGGCCGGCGCACGGTCGCGCGATTCGAGCCACCAGGCCAGCGCGCCGCCGGCACCGCCGACGATGACGGGATAGACGATCGTTCCCACGAGCATGAGGTTGACGTACTCGCCGATACTGGCGACTGCCTCCTGGCTGAACGAGCGGGCAAAGAGGACAAACACGCGGCCGAGCTCCAGGTCCTCGATCACGAAGCTACTGGTTGTGACGACCGTCAGACTGGTGAACAGCCCGAACAGCGTCAGGTACGCGACCGCTGGCGTCGTCCCCTTCGCGAAGGCGTCGGTCAGCGAGCGAACGTAGTTGCTCCGCCGGACGCGAACGAATCCGACGAACCCGATAATCAGGGCTGTCACCAGGTAGGGGATCGCTGCCGTGCCGACGCCTTCGCCGACTGAGAAGCCGTGAACCTGTGCAAAGACGACGAACGAAGCCAGCAGCCGATCGAGCGTCCCGACTTCGACCAACTCGGGGACGTCCATGTAGATGTAGCTCGTCGCGAACAGCCCGATCAGGACGCCAACGAAAGCGAGCGTACCGTATGACGTGCCGGCTTTGCGCTCACTCGGCTCGAAGTACCACGAGACGAACCCGCCGAGCCCACCGAACACGAGTGGATACACGAGCCCAGCGAGGACGACTGCCGTGACCAGCGAGAAATCCCAGCCGAGGTCTGCTGGGACGAGCACTGCGGCCAGTAGCACGACCGGCAAGTACCCGAGCGTGACCGTCGCCCCCGTGAGAACGCCCGTAGTCAGAGACGCGTTCTCGGGGCGGTTCGAGTCACTGATGAGTTTCGCTGTCTGGTAGAGCAACAGCGGCGCAAGCAGGTACAGGAACCCGAACGTTGCTTCGCCCGCCTGGAACGTCTCGAAGTTCCCGAACAAGCCTGGCACGATGTGTTGGGGCGTCCCAAAGTGTAGGTCGAGTGCCGTTGCCGCTCCACTTCCGAGCGTCGAATCGAAGAACGTCGACAGTCCATCCGGATAGGCCAGGGTAATACCGATCCCGAGCACGAACATGACTGCTCCGACGACGGCCCCGGCGATCCCACCAGACACCAGCGGTAGCGTTGCCCGGAGTCGGTCGAGATCGAAGCCACCGCCGTAGCCGCCGCCCGGACCACCTGCTGGGGCTGGCTGTCCAGGGCCACCGGCCTGGCCGCCCGGCCGTCCCTGGACCGGTTGGGTCGGTGACTGCTGTTGGCCACCTTGCGGTGGCTGTCCGCCCCGTTGTGGCTGCCCACCCTGGGGTTGTCCGCCTCGTGGGGGTTGTCCCCGGCCCTGTTGGGGGCCGCCACCCTGCGGGTGCTGTGTGCCGGGCGGTTGGCCCTGTGTGGGCTCTGTGCCTGCTTCGTGCGGTGGTGGCCCGCTCTGTCCCGGTCGAGCAGGCTGTTGCCGTGGCGCGCCTCCAGATGGCTGGCCCGCTGGATCTCCTGGCTCTCTCTGCCCGGGTGTGCCCGGTGATCGCTGTTTTCCGCCAGCCGGGTCGGACGGCTGCTGGGCCGCTGGTTCGTCGGCAGTCTCGGGCTCCGTGTCTGTCTCGGGCGACGGATGGTGTCCGGCTGGGGGTTGGTCTGGAGGTTCACTTTCCTGGTCGGGTTCGTCCGGAGCTGTTCGCTCGTTCGGTTCGCTCTCGGCCGTGGGCTCGACTGTCAACGTCGCCCCACACGACGGACAAATCCCGGCCGACTCGGGGACTTCGTCCCCACACTCGTGGCAATACATGTTCCTGACATGACCCACCGAATTTATAAAGATGCGTGTTGGGCGAGTGGGTTTCTGGGACGGCAATCGTGTCTGGCCAGCGGTAGCCAGGTTCGCCAGGTAGTGACCGCCAAGCGGTGGCTCTTCTGGTCGAAACCGCGTATTTCGGTCGGTCTGTCTCCTCGTCCAGTCGGTCGTCCACGAGGGCAATCGTCAAGTCTGTTCGTCCCGGGATGTAGCACATGGAATCCGTCGCGTCCGTCGTGACGCAAGTCCGTGACTTTCTCTCTGCGTTGACGAGTACCGAAGCGAAGCTGGCGTGGTCGGCGATCGTTCTGCTCGTTGCGATTCTACTCACGGTAGTCATCGTCCCGCGTGTCATTCGCCGCGTCTGGTCGCTGTTCACTGACCGATTTGTCGGCGGCAGGATTGTGGCGGGTGCGAACGTGCTAGATCAGTACGTCCCGACGACGGCGCCGTCCCTCCTGGTGCGTGGGCTGCAGTCTGTCATCCTCTTTGGCGCTGGTGTAGCACTGCTGGTTGTCTGGGGCGGCATGACGGAAGCTTGGGACCTGCTCGTGCTCCTCAAAGACTCGATCCCGATGCTCACGCAGTTGCTGTTGACGATCGGGCTGGCGATTGGGGCCTACATCGCTATCGACCAGCTAGAGCAGGCCATCGATCGAATCAGCCAACAAGCCGACTGGATGACCGACCACCAACAGGAAATCGTCGTCAGGATGGGCCAACTCACGATCCTCGTGGTCGCTGGCTTGCTCGGACTGACGATCTGGAACATCAACCTCCAGGGACTGCTCGTCGGCGCCGGGTTCCTCGGGATCGTCGTCGGGTTCGCGGCCCGCCAAACGCTGGGCTCGATCATCGCCGGGTTCGTGTTGATGTTCTCTCGCCCGTTTACCATCGGCGATTGGGTCCAGATCGGTGAGGAGGAAGGCGTCGTGACGGATATTACGATCGTCAACACGCGACTCGAAAACTTCGACGGTGAGGTCGTCGTCATCCCCAACGATCGCGTCAGCGATAAGGCAATCGTCAATCGGAGTGAACGTGGCCTTCTTCGGCTACGCGTCGACGTCGGGATCGACTACGAGTCCAATCCCGAACGTGCAAAAGAAGTGGCCCTGGAGACGATCAAAACTATCGACGTGATCGCCGACGCACCGCCGCCCCAAATCGTACCAAAGGCGTTTGGCGATTCGGCGATCGTCATGGAGATGCGGTTCTGGATCGATCATCCCACACCGCCACGGAAGTGGAACGCAGTCGAGAACGTCGTGACGTCGGTCAAATCGGCCTTCGAACGCGAAGATATCAAGATCCCGTTCCCACAGCGTGAACTCACCGGGCGAGCCGAATCCGGTGGATTCACCGTTCGGGACGCGGGGGCCGGATCGCCAGAGAGCAGTAGTCGGTCCACTCACGAGTCAGCCAGCGGTGACGGCCGGACCTGATCGATCGGGGTACGGTCACCTGTATAGCTGGGCTCCATTACCGATCTGGGTCTGGTAGGTTCGCGCATCGACCCCAGCGTCGTCGAACCCATCGAGCATCGCGGTCGCGACGGCCCGTTGATCGCGGTCCCGACAGACCGCGAGGACAGCCGGACCGGCACCGCTGATCGTCACGCCAGTTGCACCTGCCGCCAGCGCGTGTTCTCGGACAGCGTCGTACCCATCGATCAATTTCGCCCGGGCCGGCGTGACAACACTGTCTTCCATCCCTCGGCCGATCAAAACCGGGTCGTCACGCGCCATGCCTGCTGTCAGCGTTGCAGCGTTCCCGACCGTCTCGACCAACTGGTCGACGGACGTCTCCGTCGGGACGACACGCCGTGCATCACGCGTCGACACGACGATTTCGGGCAAACAGGCGACCAGGGAGACGTTCGCGTCGATCTGCGTGACACCGTCCGGTGTAGCGATCGTGAAGCCACCGAGGATCGCTGGCGCGACGTTATCGTCGTGGGCGTCTCCCGAGACGACTGCCTCTCCTTTGGCAGCGATCGGGACCAGTTCCTTACGGGTTTTCCCTCGATCGTAGAGTTCGTTGAGTGCGACTGCTGCTGCGGCCGCACTGGCGGCCGAAGACCCGAGTCCGGAGGCCGGGCGAATCCCCTTGTCGATCTCGATGCGTGCGGGCGCGTCCAGTGCGTCGACGACGGCACCGACGGTGTTTTTCTCTGGGTCTTCCGGGATATACTGGCTCCCGGCACCGGTCACGTCGATCGTCGTCTCTGTGGCGCGTTCGACGCGAACGACGTCAGCCGGGGCGGCAAGTGCGATCCCGAAGACGTCAAAGCCGCTCCCGAGGTTCGCGCTCGTGGCTGGCGCCCGCGCCGTCAACATGCCTCGCTGTTGCCGGACTGCTGGGAAAAAGGTAGCGAACTGTCGAGGCTCCCTCGGGTGGCTCAACCTGTCGGTTGGCTAATCGAACGCACAACTGATAAGCCTCCATCCCCGCAATCGCCAACCTGGCGCTCAATGGAGTTAGACCTCGCACGTCTCGTCTTCGTGGCCGGGAATCTCGCTGCCGGGGTCGTGACCGGCTGGCTCGCCGTCTACGCCTGGCGTCACCGTGACGTCCCCGAAGCCATCCCGTTCGGTGGACTCGCGACTGTCGTCTGCGTCTGGGCAGTTGCCGATACCGTCGCGTTGCTCACCACGAACCCGACGGTCGCCACTGTGTCGACTGTCGTCTCGACGATCGCTGATTCACACGTTGCACCCCTTTGGGTGCTGTTTGCCCTGGCGTATACCGGGTACGACCAGTGGGATCGGCCACGGATCCTCGCTGCACTCCTGGTCGCACCGCTTGTCTATTCGATCGTCTTGGTTACCGCTCCCCTCCACTCGCTGGCTGACGTCACCGTGACGTTTCAGACGGTGAACGGCATCGTGGCCCCCGTCAGGCCGCGGGGAGCGCCGTTCTGGTTGTTTACCACCGTTGCCTACTTGCTGCTCGTCTTTGGGTACTACCGCCTCGTCGAATTCTCTGTCCGCTCGCGACGCGTATATCGTCGGCAGACGGCGACGATCGTCGGGGCGAGTCTCTTCCCACTGATCGCCAACGGTGTGGACGTACTCGGATTCGCGCCCCATCCTGGCGTGGATATGACGCCGCTGGCGTTCGCGTTGGCCGGTGCTTTCGTCGGGTGGGCGCTGTTCGAGTACGACTTCCTGACCGTGGCACCGCTGGCCAGTGACGCTCTCGTCGAAGAGCTACCGGATCCGGTGCTCGTCCTCGATACCGACGATCGGATCGTCGATCACAACCAGGCGGCTGTCGCCGCGTTCGGTGTCGAGGCGCTTTGCGGGCGAGCGCTGGCGGATGTCGCCCCGGAATTGCGCGATCGACTCGGCACGGATCGGCTCGTCTCGGATCTCGGGGCTGCAGGCAGCGACAGTTCCTACGCTGTCTTTCGACCACAGACGCGGACCATCACTGACCGGGCCGGCCGCGTTCGTGGACGACTGCTCTTGCTTCGGGACGTAACCGTCCAGCAACGGCGACTCGATCGGGTCGAGGCCTTGCAGGCGACGACCGAGCAGTTCATCCAGGCCCGCATCGACGATCAGGTCGCCGAAATCGCGGTCTCGTTCGTCGAGGGCGTCCTCGACCAGGAGATCGCGGCGGTATTGCTGGCCGAGGACGATCGCCTGCGCCCGGCAGCGCTGTCGACGGAAATGGCGTCGATTATCGACGGGCGTCCGCCGGACGTAACGCCCGAAGACGGGGCGTTGTGGGACGCATACGAGCATGCACAGCCGGGAGTGATCGAAACCGACGGGGCAACCTGGTCTCCGATCAGCGACTGTGTTGACGGGTCGGGGCTATTGCTCGTCATTCCGCTTGATGAGGCCGGCCTCCTGCTCGTCGGCTCGGGGTCAGCCGAGGAATACTCCGCCGAGGATCGACAGTTTGCAAACATCCTGGCGGGCGCGACAGCGACGGCGATCGAACGGGTCTCTCGGGAGGAAGAACTGCGGGAGAATCGACGGATCGTCCGCCAGCGAACCGAGCAACTCGACTTTCTCAACGGTGTCCTCCGACACAACATCCGCAACGGTATGCAAGTCATCGACAGCAACGCCGATCTGCTGGCGCGATTCGTCGACACCGACAGTGACGGCCAGCGCCATCTCACGCGGATCCAAGAGCGGTCGAGCGAACTAGCGACCCTAACTGAAACGATCCGGTCGATCACGGATACACTGACCGACGAGACTGACGAGCGGCTCTGGCCAGTCCCGCTCGAAGGCACGCTCACGACAGGCCTCGGAGACGTGTCCGACCAGCACGACGTTTCCATCGAGACCGACATCGCGGACGAAACGACGGTCCTGGCAAACGACCTCCTGGCGGACGTCTTCGAAAGCGTCGTCCGCAATGCTATCGAGCACAACGACCGTGAGACGACTCGTATCGAGATCACGGTTCAGGACGTCGGCGAGTGGGTCCAGGTCCATATCGCTGATAACGGCCCCGGGGTCTCAGACCACCTCAAGGAATCGCTGTTCGAGCGCAACGTCGGTATCAGCGACACGGCCCACGGGTTCGGACTGTACTTCGTCGCCATCATGATGGATCTATACGGCGGGGACGTCTGGTTCGAAGACAACGATCCGCGGGGTGCGATCGCCGTCCTCGAATTTCAGCGAGGCGACACAGAGCAGGCGTTCTCATCAGCCGAGTAGCGTGGGCAAGTGGCTTCGTTCCATTCCGGGACAAGCCAACAGGGAAAGGCCTATTCACCAACCAGCACAAGCCGAGCCATGATCGGCGTCGTCGGGGGCGGAATCGCCGGACTGGCGGCCGCCCACCGCCTCCAGGAGCAGGGTCGAGCCGTTCGTGTCTTCGAGGCGAACACGGACCTCGGTGGTCTCGCAGCGACCTACGAGACCGCCGGCGATCCAATCGAGCAGTTCTACCACCATCTCTCGAAATCCGAAGAGACGATCGTCGAGTGGATCGACGAACTGGGCCTGGACTCGGCTCTGGAGTGGCGCTACGGCAGCGACGCCTACTACGTCGACGGTGTTGTCCATCCGATGGACAAGCCCTGGGAGATTCTGGCCTATCCACACCTCTCGATCTACGACAAGTTCCGGCTGGGCATGCTCGTCCTCGATGTCGACGTTCGCGGCGGGATCCCCTCTTTTGACACCTACGAGCGCTTGGAGGACTTCGAGGACGTTCCGGTCAAGGAGTTTATCCTCGATCACACCTCCCGTGGCTGTTTCGAGCGCTTCTTCAAACCGCTCTTGGAGGCCAAATTCGGTGACCGGTGGACGGACGTCAGTGCGGCCTGGTTGCTCGGTCGTGTGAAGTTCCGTGGCGAGCGGGACATCCTCAAGGGAGAACTGCTTGGCTACCTCGACGGTGGGTTC
The sequence above is drawn from the Halorhabdus sp. CBA1104 genome and encodes:
- a CDS encoding homoserine kinase → MLTARAPATSANLGSGFDVFGIALAAPADVVRVERATETTIDVTGAGSQYIPEDPEKNTVGAVVDALDAPARIEIDKGIRPASGLGSSAASAAAAAVALNELYDRGKTRKELVPIAAKGEAVVSGDAHDDNVAPAILGGFTIATPDGVTQIDANVSLVACLPEIVVSTRDARRVVPTETSVDQLVETVGNAATLTAGMARDDPVLIGRGMEDSVVTPARAKLIDGYDAVREHALAAGATGVTISGAGPAVLAVCRDRDQRAVATAMLDGFDDAGVDARTYQTQIGNGAQLYR
- a CDS encoding zinc-ribbon domain-containing protein produces the protein MYCHECGDEVPESAGICPSCGATLTVEPTAESEPNERTAPDEPDQESEPPDQPPAGHHPSPETDTEPETADEPAAQQPSDPAGGKQRSPGTPGQREPGDPAGQPSGGAPRQQPARPGQSGPPPHEAGTEPTQGQPPGTQHPQGGGPQQGRGQPPRGGQPQGGQPQRGGQPPQGGQQQSPTQPVQGRPGGQAGGPGQPAPAGGPGGGYGGGFDLDRLRATLPLVSGGIAGAVVGAVMFVLGIGITLAYPDGLSTFFDSTLGSGAATALDLHFGTPQHIVPGLFGNFETFQAGEATFGFLYLLAPLLLYQTAKLISDSNRPENASLTTGVLTGATVTLGYLPVVLLAAVLVPADLGWDFSLVTAVVLAGLVYPLVFGGLGGFVSWYFEPSERKAGTSYGTLAFVGVLIGLFATSYIYMDVPELVEVGTLDRLLASFVVFAQVHGFSVGEGVGTAAIPYLVTALIIGFVGFVRVRRSNYVRSLTDAFAKGTTPAVAYLTLFGLFTSLTVVTTSSFVIEDLELGRVFVLFARSFSQEAVASIGEYVNLMLVGTIVYPVIVGGAGGALAWWLESRDRAPATNQQAPRNPPQ
- a CDS encoding helix-turn-helix transcriptional regulator; the encoded protein is MDNDIEVRRVKHDLTQEDLAKALDVTRQTIGAIEQGRYDPRLELAFDLADFFDTTVDDLFWREDAPETA
- a CDS encoding mechanosensitive ion channel family protein, with the protein product MESVASVVTQVRDFLSALTSTEAKLAWSAIVLLVAILLTVVIVPRVIRRVWSLFTDRFVGGRIVAGANVLDQYVPTTAPSLLVRGLQSVILFGAGVALLVVWGGMTEAWDLLVLLKDSIPMLTQLLLTIGLAIGAYIAIDQLEQAIDRISQQADWMTDHQQEIVVRMGQLTILVVAGLLGLTIWNINLQGLLVGAGFLGIVVGFAARQTLGSIIAGFVLMFSRPFTIGDWVQIGEEEGVVTDITIVNTRLENFDGEVVVIPNDRVSDKAIVNRSERGLLRLRVDVGIDYESNPERAKEVALETIKTIDVIADAPPPQIVPKAFGDSAIVMEMRFWIDHPTPPRKWNAVENVVTSVKSAFEREDIKIPFPQRELTGRAESGGFTVRDAGAGSPESSSRSTHESASGDGRT
- a CDS encoding histidine kinase N-terminal 7TM domain-containing protein — its product is MELDLARLVFVAGNLAAGVVTGWLAVYAWRHRDVPEAIPFGGLATVVCVWAVADTVALLTTNPTVATVSTVVSTIADSHVAPLWVLFALAYTGYDQWDRPRILAALLVAPLVYSIVLVTAPLHSLADVTVTFQTVNGIVAPVRPRGAPFWLFTTVAYLLLVFGYYRLVEFSVRSRRVYRRQTATIVGASLFPLIANGVDVLGFAPHPGVDMTPLAFALAGAFVGWALFEYDFLTVAPLASDALVEELPDPVLVLDTDDRIVDHNQAAVAAFGVEALCGRALADVAPELRDRLGTDRLVSDLGAAGSDSSYAVFRPQTRTITDRAGRVRGRLLLLRDVTVQQRRLDRVEALQATTEQFIQARIDDQVAEIAVSFVEGVLDQEIAAVLLAEDDRLRPAALSTEMASIIDGRPPDVTPEDGALWDAYEHAQPGVIETDGATWSPISDCVDGSGLLLVIPLDEAGLLLVGSGSAEEYSAEDRQFANILAGATATAIERVSREEELRENRRIVRQRTEQLDFLNGVLRHNIRNGMQVIDSNADLLARFVDTDSDGQRHLTRIQERSSELATLTETIRSITDTLTDETDERLWPVPLEGTLTTGLGDVSDQHDVSIETDIADETTVLANDLLADVFESVVRNAIEHNDRETTRIEITVQDVGEWVQVHIADNGPGVSDHLKESLFERNVGISDTAHGFGLYFVAIMMDLYGGDVWFEDNDPRGAIAVLEFQRGDTEQAFSSAE
- the pdxS gene encoding pyridoxal 5'-phosphate synthase lyase subunit PdxS, encoding MTETDLEDLRRGTDLVKRGFAKMQKGGVIMDVVNPEQARIAEDAGAVAVMALEAVPADIRKRGGVARMADPADVEEIIEEVSIPVMGKSRIGHTKEAEILEAIGVDMIDESEVLTPADDAYHIEKREFTSPFVCGARNLGEALRRIDEGAAMIRTKGEAGTGDVNQAVHHQRTIKAAIRQLDGMSHEEREAWAREHEAPAELVHETAEMGRLPVVNFAAGGIATPADAALMMHHECDGIFVGSGIFGAEDPQAMGEAIVEAVNNWDDPETLADIASNIGSGMKGDANADLPEEEQLQGRGV